The sequence below is a genomic window from bacterium.
AAGTCGGTGATCGCGGGAGAGTAGACGGCGCCGCCGGCGCACGGCCCCATGATCGCGGAGATCTGAGGGACGACCCCCGAGGTCAACGTGTTTCGCAGGAAGATGTCGGCGTATCCGGCAAGGCTCTGGACGCCCTCCTGGATGCGCGCGCCGCCGGAGTCGTTCAGCCCGACGACCGGTGCCCCGTTGCGGACCGCGTGGTCCATGATCTTGCAGATCTTCTCCGCGTACGCCTCGGAGAGGGAGCCGCCGTACACCGTGAAGTCCTGGGCGAAGACGTAGACAAGCCGCCCGTTCACCTTCCCGTACCCGGTGATCACGCCGTCCCCGAGGAACTTTTCCATCTCGAAGTCGGCGCAGCGGTGCTGTACGAAGCGGTCCATCTCGACGAAGGAGTTCGGGTCGAGGAGAAGCTCGACCCGCTCCCGGGCCGTCAGCTTCCCCTGCGCGTGCTGGGTCTCGATCCTCTTCCTGCCACCCCCTTCCATGGCGAGAGCGTTTCTCTTTTTCAACTCCTCAAACTTTGTCTCGAGCGACATCGCTCTCCTCCTGGGCGTCAAGTCCGTTTCGTAATGGTGTTTCATATCATCCCGCAACGCAGGGTGTCAACGCCGCAAGCCGCTCCCGTCGCCGCGAAACAGCGCCTGGTGGACCAGTTCGGCGATGTGGACTACGCGCAGGGAGGGGTCCGTACGGGCAACCATGTCCCTCATCTGGAGGACGCAGCCCGAGCAGGCGGTGGAGATCACCCTCGTCCCGCCGCGCGCCGCGACGCTCACCTTGTTCTCCCCGATCCGCGCGGAGGTCGGGTAGTCGCGCACGTTGAACGTCCCCCCGTAGCCGCAGCACAGGTCGGCGCCCGCCATCTCGGCGAACGCCGGTCCGACCGCCCGGGACAGGACTTCCCTCGCCTCGGGGCCCTTCCCGAGCGTCCCCGTCAGGTGGCACGGGTCGTGGTAGCCGATCTCCCCGACCTTCTCCCCCGGCGGCGGATCCGGGATCCGGTCGAGGACCCCCGAAGAGAGGAGGAAGCTCGCGTAGTCCGTCGCACGGTCCGCGACGAAGACGGCGTCGTCGTACGAAGGCGTCCCCTTCGGGAGCAGCGAGAAGACGTTCCTCCGGAACATGAGGAGGCAGGAGCCGCAGGGGAAGACGATCGACCCGGGCTCCGCGGCCCGCAGGCGGCGCACGTTCGCCTCGGCGCACTCCGCGGCGGACCGGCGGTCCCCCGACACCATGGCGGGGAGGCCGCAGCACGCGGCGTCGCGGAAGACCGCGACGGACTTCCCGGATGCCTTCACGGTCTCGTAGGCGGCCCGGCCCACCTGGGGGAAGACATGGTCGAAGACGCAGCCGACGAAGAGCATCACCTCCCCGGCGGCCGCCTCCCCCTTCCCGAGGGACTCGAGGAATCCCTTCGCGGGCAGCTTCGGGACGGTCCGCCCTTCCCCGCCGAGACCATCGGGAAACCGGTAGTGCAGGCCGCTCGCCGTGGGGATCTTCCCGGGCAGCAGGCGCTGCCCGGCGGCGGCCGCCTTCCGGGCGATCTCCGTCGCCGACGGGGAGGTCATCACCTTGCCGAAGAGGACCC
It includes:
- a CDS encoding (Fe-S)-binding protein; this translates as MRAKAIVKDADLKALTGLCAKCGTCRTVCTLYPERKAEIAVARGKIALVEAAMSGEDGDAEAVQEALTDCLLCGRCERACPNQVLVEEIVMKGRADLAEEIGIPAWKRVLFGKVMTSPSATEIARKAAAAGQRLLPGKIPTASGLHYRFPDGLGGEGRTVPKLPAKGFLESLGKGEAAAGEVMLFVGCVFDHVFPQVGRAAYETVKASGKSVAVFRDAACCGLPAMVSGDRRSAAECAEANVRRLRAAEPGSIVFPCGSCLLMFRRNVFSLLPKGTPSYDDAVFVADRATDYASFLLSSGVLDRIPDPPPGEKVGEIGYHDPCHLTGTLGKGPEAREVLSRAVGPAFAEMAGADLCCGYGGTFNVRDYPTSARIGENKVSVAARGGTRVISTACSGCVLQMRDMVARTDPSLRVVHIAELVHQALFRGDGSGLRR